One genomic region from Anguilla rostrata isolate EN2019 chromosome 2, ASM1855537v3, whole genome shotgun sequence encodes:
- the notum1b gene encoding inactive palmitoleoyl-protein carboxylesterase notum1b, with the protein MNSCKWYQRTIRSPKLFHSVLLLVLLQSGALGARKMRGSRAQPRRAQPSPQYRERGEATESFPLDFTAVEGNMDNFMTQVKNLAQSLYPCSAQKLDYDMKLRFLENTSVTCNDGTPAGYYIKESKGSRRWLIFLEGGWYCFSKENCDGRYETMRRLMSSSKWPQTKTGTGILSPQPEENPHWWNANMVFIPYCSSDVWSGASAKSEKNEYAFMGTLIIKEVVKELLTKGLENAKVLLLAGSSAGGTGVLLNVDQVAEQLVELGHTAIQVRGLSDSGWFLDNKQYRGTDCVDTISCAPTEAIKRGIKYWSGVVPERCRLAHEGEEWNCFFGYKVYPTLKSPVFVVQWLFDEAQLTVDNIHLTGQPVQESQWRYIQNLGSELRNTLKDVPAMFAPACLSHEVITRNYWLDIQVKGTSLPRALQCWDRSLHDNSKNNKAPPKGCPVHLIDSCPWPHCNPTCPTIRDQLTGQEMNVIQFLMHMGFDVQKMAQQQGMEPSKLLGMLSSGS; encoded by the exons ATGAACTCCTGCAAGTGGTACCAGAGAACAATTCGGAGTCCGAAGCTGTTCCACTCGGTTCTGCTGCTCGTGCTGCTGCAGTCAGGAGCTCTGGGGGCGAGGAAGATGCGAGGCAGCCGCGCGCAGCCACGACGGGCACAGCCGTCCCCGCAGTACAGGGAGCGGGGCGAGGCGACCGAGAGCTTTCCCTTGGACTTCACCGCGGTCGAAGGGAACATGGACAATTTCATGACCCAAGTGAAGAACCTCGCGCAGTCCCTCTACCCGTGCTCTGCGCAGAAACTCGACTACGACATGAAGCTGCGCTTTTTGGAGAATACGTCGGTCACGTGCAACGATGGAACCCCGGCGGG GTACTACATAAAGGAGTCCAAGGGCAGCCGGAGATGGCTGATATTCCTGGAAG GGGGCTGGTACTGCTTCAGCAAGGAGAACTGTGACGGCCGCTACGAGACCATGAGGAGGCTAATGAGCTCGTCCAAGTGGCCACAGACCAAGACAG gtaCCGGAATTCTGTCTCCACAACCTGAAGAAAACCCTCACTGGTGGAACGCCAACATGGT CTTCATTCCTTACTGTTCCAGTGATGTGTGGAGTGGAGCCTCTGCCAAGTCTGAGAAAA aTGAATATGCCTTCATGGGGACTTTGATCATTAAGGAGGTGGTGAAAGAACTTCTGACCAAAGGACTGGAAAATGCAAAagtgctgctgctggctgggAGCAG TGCTGGTGGGACGGGGGTACTGCTGAATGTGGACCAGGTGGCGGAGCAGCTGGTGGAGTTGGGGCACACAGCCATCCAGGTGAGAGGGCTCTCCGACTCGGGCTGGTTCCTGGACAACAAACAATACCGCGGCACCGACTGTGTGGACACCATCAGCTGTGCCCCGACCGAGGCCATCAAGAGAGGGATAAA gTACTGGAGTGGTGTGGTCCCAGAGCGCTGTAGACTGGCCCatgagggggaggagtggaACTGCTTCTTTGGATATAAAGTTTACCCCACACTGAAGA GCCCGGTGTTTGTGGTGCAGTGGCTGTTCGATGAGGCCCAGCTCACGGTGGATAACATCCATCTAACCGGTCAGCCGGTGCAGGAGAGTCAGTGGCGCTATATCCAGAACCTGGGCAGTGAGCTGAGGAACACGCTGAAGGATGTCCC GGCCATGTTTGCTCCTGCCTGCTTATCACATGAAGTGATCACCAGAAA CTACTGGTTGGACATCCAGGTGAAGGGCACCTCCCTGCCCAGGGCCCTGCAGTGCTGGGACCGCAGTCTCCACGACAACAGCAAGAACAACAAGGCCCCGCCCAAGGGCTGCCCCGTGCACCTGATTGACAGCTGCCCCTGGCCGCACTGCAACCCCACCTGCCCCACCATCCGGGACCAGCTGACGGGCCAGGAGATGAACGTGATCCAGTTCCTCATGCACATGGGCTTCGACGTGCAGAAGATGGCCCAGCAGCAGGGCATGGAGCCCAGCAAGctactgggcatgctcagtagCGGCAGTTAA